One part of the Oncorhynchus kisutch isolate 150728-3 linkage group LG22, Okis_V2, whole genome shotgun sequence genome encodes these proteins:
- the LOC109867530 gene encoding troponin I, fast skeletal muscle: MSEKKMTSSRRHHLKSLVLQIAFELIEVEKKEAEQVKKNFMAEIPGLDLSGDQATLMEMLKKMAHTIDKVDEDRYDAEAKVMKADKEIEDLKMKVIEIQGMKKPALKKVRMSADAMLQALLGTKHKASMDFRANLKEVKKEVKEEAADAVGDWRKNVDEQAGMDGRMKKFQG, translated from the exons ATGTCGGA AAAAAAGATGACGTCGAGTCGCAGGCATCATCTGAAG AGCTTGGTGCTCCAGATAGCATTTGAGTTGATTGAAGTCGAGAAAAAGGAGGCTGAGCAGGTGAAAAAAAATTTCATGGCTGAGATCCCTGGCCTGGATTTGTCTGGAGATCAAGCGACGCTGATG GAAATGCTCAAAAAGATGGCCCATACCATTGACAAGGTTGATGAGGACAGATATGATGCAGAAGCAAAAGTGATGAAGGCTGACAAAGAG ATTGAGGACTTGAAGATGAAAGTGATTGAGATCCAGGGCATGAAGAAGCCAGCCCTGAAGAAAGTGCGTATGTCTGCTGATGCTATGCTCCAGGCTCTGCTGGGCACCAAGCACAAGGCTTCCATGGATTTCAGAGCGAACTTGAAAGAAGTGAAGAAGGAGGTCAAAGAGGAG GCAGCGGATGCAGTCGGTGACTGGCGTAAGAACGTTGATGAACAGGCTGGCATGGACGGCAGGATGAAGAAGTTTCAGGGTTAA